The following proteins come from a genomic window of Deltaproteobacteria bacterium:
- the selA gene encoding L-seryl-tRNA(Sec) selenium transferase, protein MEPEDKQPYLRALPAVDELLRHSQIQSHLKIFSKELVVGSIRRIMEQKRQAILNSANLQEAASVGIALEELLAAVEEEVTKTARPSLRRVINATGVVLHTNLGRAPLAPEVLQYIGEIAGGYSNLEFDLTSGERGSRYEHVEKILRQITGAKSALVVNNNAGAVFLALNSLAEGKEVIVSRGQLVEIGGSFRIPDVMKKSGAHLVEVGTTNRTHLEDYERAINERTALLLKVHTSNFRILGFTAEVSLKDLVALGQAKGLPVLEDLGSGCFVDLSPYGIAKEPTVQEALEAGVDVITFSGDKLLGGPQAGIILGQKKYLDLIKKNPLSRALRIDKLTLAGLEATLRVYWNQAQAVERIPVLNMITCPVEKLERRVKRLQRQLTRDLASFCQVKIREEISPVGGGALPLQGLPTRVIALRPLKTSVASMEERLRKSDPPVIARVQEGEILLDLRTVAESEEKELLENLRQALQ, encoded by the coding sequence ATGGAGCCTGAAGATAAACAACCCTACCTAAGAGCCCTTCCCGCGGTCGATGAACTTCTCCGCCATTCCCAAATTCAATCTCATTTAAAAATTTTTTCCAAGGAATTGGTTGTCGGGTCCATCCGTAGAATTATGGAGCAGAAGCGCCAAGCCATTTTAAACAGCGCCAACCTGCAAGAGGCCGCCTCCGTAGGGATTGCCTTGGAGGAATTGCTCGCTGCCGTGGAGGAGGAAGTAACGAAGACCGCCCGTCCTTCCCTGCGGCGCGTGATCAATGCCACGGGTGTGGTTCTGCATACCAACCTCGGTAGGGCTCCGCTTGCTCCGGAAGTCCTACAGTACATCGGGGAAATTGCCGGCGGGTACTCCAACCTGGAATTCGACCTGACCTCGGGCGAGCGCGGTTCACGGTATGAACACGTGGAAAAAATCCTCCGCCAGATTACGGGTGCAAAATCCGCCCTGGTGGTTAATAATAACGCCGGCGCTGTTTTTTTAGCTCTGAACAGCCTGGCCGAAGGGAAAGAAGTTATTGTTTCCCGGGGCCAGCTGGTGGAGATTGGAGGTTCCTTCCGCATTCCGGATGTAATGAAAAAAAGCGGAGCTCACCTGGTAGAAGTAGGAACCACCAACCGCACCCACCTTGAGGATTATGAACGGGCCATCAACGAAAGGACAGCTTTATTACTCAAGGTGCATACCAGCAACTTCCGGATCCTGGGTTTTACAGCCGAAGTTTCTTTAAAGGATTTAGTTGCTTTGGGCCAGGCAAAAGGGTTGCCTGTGCTGGAAGATCTGGGAAGCGGGTGCTTCGTGGATCTGTCTCCATACGGGATAGCCAAGGAGCCTACGGTCCAAGAGGCATTAGAGGCAGGGGTGGATGTGATCACCTTCAGCGGCGATAAATTGTTGGGTGGACCGCAAGCGGGTATTATTCTGGGGCAAAAGAAATACCTCGATCTCATAAAAAAGAATCCTTTAAGCCGGGCGTTAAGGATCGATAAACTCACTCTGGCCGGCCTTGAAGCCACTCTCCGGGTATATTGGAACCAGGCTCAGGCCGTTGAAAGAATTCCGGTGCTCAACATGATTACCTGCCCGGTAGAAAAGCTGGAACGCCGGGTCAAGCGCCTCCAGCGCCAATTGACCAGAGACCTTGCTTCCTTCTGTCAGGTGAAGATAAGAGAAGAAATTTCTCCCGTAGGAGGAGGAGCCCTTCCCTTGCAGGGGCTACCTACTCGGGTCATCGCCCTGCGCCCCTTGAAAACATCCGTGGCGAGTATGGAGGAAAGATTGAGAAAAAGCGACCCGCCAGTGATCGCTCGGGTACAAGAAGGAGAAATTCTGCTGGACTTGC
- a CDS encoding iron-containing alcohol dehydrogenase, which yields MSYKDRFIFNFHIPTKIVFGEGVLKETVKEMDGLGIRKALVVTDVTLKDSAMVNSLFPTLGGRCAALFPEAIPDSSLQVVGRGARVFREKRVWKK from the coding sequence ATGAGCTACAAAGACCGTTTCATTTTCAACTTTCACATTCCCACCAAGATCGTCTTCGGTGAAGGAGTCCTTAAGGAAACGGTTAAAGAAATGGACGGTCTGGGGATTCGCAAAGCCCTGGTAGTTACCGATGTGACCCTGAAAGACAGCGCCATGGTGAATTCCCTCTTCCCCACTCTGGGAGGACGATGTGCCGCGCTATTCCCCGAAGCCATTCCAGACTCCTCTCTCCAGGTGGTCGGCCGGGGAGCCAGGGTCTTCCGGGAGAAGAGAGTCTGGAAGAAGTAG